One genomic window of Gammaproteobacteria bacterium includes the following:
- a CDS encoding metallophosphoesterase: protein MNNNPAIKRFEKNLIGTDYVVGDIHGEFVQLVEGLRALKFNTRFDRVFSVGDLVDRGANSPAALQWFDQPWFHPVLGNHEDMLLQSFNDEKMLRLMLDNGGEWWLQADQKMRYQFQRALYKLPVVIEIETQNGVVGIVHADVPSRMNWGSFVSRLKTGDKKVREIALWSRIRSTSILSKSIDGITKVYCGHTIVDEPKMIKNMHFMDTGAYKKNGKLSILAINK from the coding sequence ATGAATAACAATCCGGCCATAAAACGCTTCGAAAAAAATTTGATTGGAACAGATTATGTGGTGGGCGACATTCACGGTGAGTTTGTCCAACTTGTTGAGGGGTTGCGCGCGCTAAAATTTAACACCCGATTTGATCGAGTATTCTCTGTCGGTGATTTAGTTGATCGGGGCGCTAACTCTCCTGCAGCACTCCAGTGGTTTGACCAACCCTGGTTCCACCCTGTTCTAGGCAATCATGAAGATATGCTTTTACAGTCATTCAATGATGAAAAGATGCTGCGTTTAATGCTTGATAATGGCGGTGAGTGGTGGCTACAAGCAGATCAAAAAATGCGATACCAATTTCAACGTGCGTTATATAAACTACCTGTTGTGATTGAAATAGAAACCCAGAACGGAGTTGTAGGAATCGTACATGCGGATGTTCCATCCAGAATGAACTGGGGAAGCTTCGTGTCCAGATTAAAAACTGGTGATAAAAAAGTACGTGAAATTGCTTTATGGAGCCGTATCAGATCGACCAGTATACTCAGTAAATCCATTGATGGTATTACAAAAGTTTATTGTGGGCACACTATTGTCGATGAGCCCAAGATGATTAAAAATATGCATTTCATGGATACTGGAGCCTACAAAAAAAATGGTAAGCTCTCAATATTAGCGATCAATAAATAA
- a CDS encoding glycosyltransferase, with the protein MSILNSQQGTFTVSIIIPTLNEIKTLPYLIKSLAKQKGITFEVVVADGGSHDETLQWCKQQTFPFPLRAIKTPSGRSRQMNAAAHKSYGEELLFLHADSVITDNDLLARAYVCMKQHRKKSFPNNTAGHFPLKFIRTQHESSTTIGAYYFFEAKTSLNRLDCINGDQGMWLSRTYFKKTGGFNETLPYMEDARLARIIFKTGHWITLPGSLETSARRFESEGFKPRQILNALLCNFDTIGMTSFFGAAANAYKSQNHTKRLDLKPFFIIAHQKTFEQGLKKAAIYWYKTGQYIADNAWQLAFIFDCKNNRKKNIEPHSIHHPILNFYDKWLAPIITSPFGVIPTTLLALIWFYSSIFFGRVGKA; encoded by the coding sequence TTGAGCATCCTAAATTCACAGCAAGGCACTTTTACAGTTTCAATCATTATCCCAACATTAAATGAGATAAAGACGTTACCTTATTTAATTAAATCACTCGCAAAGCAAAAAGGAATAACATTTGAAGTTGTCGTCGCAGACGGCGGCAGCCATGATGAAACATTGCAATGGTGCAAACAACAAACCTTTCCATTTCCACTTCGAGCGATCAAAACTCCAAGTGGTCGATCCCGCCAAATGAATGCGGCTGCGCATAAGTCGTACGGAGAAGAGTTGCTATTCCTTCATGCAGACTCTGTGATTACAGACAATGACCTATTGGCGCGAGCATATGTTTGTATGAAGCAACACCGCAAAAAAAGTTTCCCCAATAATACCGCAGGTCACTTTCCTTTAAAGTTCATACGCACTCAGCATGAATCTTCAACTACAATTGGCGCATATTATTTTTTTGAAGCGAAAACCAGCCTCAACCGCCTGGATTGCATCAATGGTGATCAAGGCATGTGGCTATCACGCACTTATTTTAAAAAAACAGGAGGGTTTAACGAAACCCTCCCTTATATGGAAGATGCCCGACTTGCACGGATCATTTTTAAAACCGGCCACTGGATTACACTCCCAGGCTCGCTAGAAACATCTGCACGACGATTTGAAAGCGAAGGATTCAAACCACGCCAAATATTAAATGCCCTACTTTGTAATTTTGATACCATAGGAATGACAAGTTTTTTTGGTGCCGCTGCAAATGCTTATAAAAGCCAAAACCATACAAAGCGACTCGACCTCAAGCCCTTTTTTATCATTGCACACCAAAAAACGTTTGAACAAGGCTTAAAAAAAGCGGCTATCTATTGGTATAAAACAGGCCAATATATCGCAGATAATGCATGGCAACTTGCCTTTATTTTCGACTGTAAAAATAATCGAAAAAAAAACATAGAGCCCCATAGTATCCATCACCCCATACTCAATTTTTATGACAAATGGTTGGCTCCCATTATTACATCACCATTTGGAGTCATTCCCACCACACTTCTGGCACTTATTTGGTTTTATAGCTCGATTTTTTTTGGTAGGGTCGGAAAAGCATAA
- a CDS encoding trypsin-like peptidase domain-containing protein yields the protein MNTSNRLSQVFLGIFAFLFCVNTFAVDKVSWETIVDRVSESVISLKVDSARPFDTSRNSSQQATGFVVDAKRGIILTNRHVVQPGPVMAVGMFLNHEEVDLKPIYRDPVHDFGFFQYDPAELSFNNPVELKLNPDAAVVGKDIRVIGNDGGEHLSILSGTLARLDRRAPNYGQGSYNDFNTFYMQAASSISGGASGSPVVDMSGDVIALSAGANLKNAASFFLPLDRITRALKLIQADQPVSRGTLQTIFWHQPYEELRRLGLSHESETLVRDAHPKGIGMLVVNQVIRKGVADGLFMPGDILLKANGQLMTSFPPLAELLDNSVGDQVVFDIERAGTLLSVTLKVADLHAITPASYITFGGGLLHDLSYQQARNYHVPVEGVYIASSGYVLGNESVVRGVVITSMNDQPIRNLDDLKAVLATLADGDQASIRFFNLGNPNHEMVAVISMDRRWFPVKACERDDKSGYWPCRALAEGPKVRPLKPASTQFTEVDDPKARAIAPSLAIVTFEMPFRIDGVRDSRYIGTGVVLDATKGLIVVDQNTVPTFLGNVNITFAGSLEVPGKVEFVHPFHNMAVVSYDPALIGDTPVKSAEFVNQPLKQGDRVWQVGLKGNHQLTVQSTTIRSVDAAIFPVPSVPWFRDTNIEVAALTNSVNSVGAVLANEDGKIIALWANFAYQTGKKINSVMRGIPSELVMELIDVVSQSPASKVRSLEVELYLLPLSEARKRGLPNEWVTMLEAHNTARREVLLITRLVAGSPAAGLLTEGDLLLALNGTPVTNFRDVEKAVRDKEIIDVTILRRGKEQILKVPTVSLSGMGTDRVVGWSGALLQAPHRSIAAQRGYDADGVYIAWTWWGSPANHFGLAGSLRILNVDGVAVPDLDAFLSVVQTKKHRDSVRLKVVDLNGRENIVTLKLDLNYWPTYELKWTQEDGWRRYTL from the coding sequence ATGAATACATCAAACCGGCTCAGCCAGGTTTTTCTGGGAATTTTTGCGTTCTTGTTTTGTGTCAATACTTTCGCAGTCGATAAAGTAAGTTGGGAGACGATCGTTGATCGGGTTTCAGAATCTGTGATCTCATTGAAGGTGGACAGTGCGCGCCCCTTTGACACCAGCAGGAACAGCTCTCAACAGGCCACCGGATTTGTTGTTGATGCTAAACGTGGCATTATTTTAACGAATCGCCATGTGGTTCAACCTGGTCCCGTGATGGCGGTGGGGATGTTTTTGAATCACGAAGAGGTGGATTTGAAACCCATTTACCGAGATCCTGTGCATGATTTTGGTTTTTTTCAATACGATCCAGCAGAGCTTTCATTTAATAATCCTGTTGAGCTAAAACTCAATCCTGATGCTGCAGTTGTTGGTAAAGATATACGTGTCATCGGTAATGATGGGGGAGAACACTTATCGATTCTTTCAGGAACATTGGCACGTCTTGATCGCCGAGCACCTAATTATGGCCAAGGCAGCTATAACGACTTTAATACTTTTTATATGCAGGCCGCTTCCAGCATCAGTGGCGGAGCGTCTGGCTCGCCTGTAGTGGATATGTCGGGGGATGTGATTGCATTGAGTGCAGGCGCTAATCTTAAAAATGCAGCGAGCTTTTTTTTACCGCTTGATCGAATCACAAGAGCTTTGAAATTAATTCAAGCTGACCAGCCAGTGAGTAGAGGCACATTGCAAACAATATTTTGGCACCAACCTTATGAAGAGCTGCGTCGATTAGGGTTGAGTCATGAATCTGAAACATTGGTTCGTGATGCTCACCCAAAAGGTATTGGAATGCTGGTTGTAAATCAGGTGATCAGAAAGGGGGTCGCTGATGGCTTGTTTATGCCGGGTGATATCCTCCTGAAAGCTAATGGCCAGTTAATGACGAGCTTTCCACCTTTAGCCGAACTGCTGGATAATTCTGTCGGTGATCAGGTTGTATTTGATATTGAACGCGCCGGAACGTTATTGAGCGTGACTTTAAAAGTAGCTGACTTACATGCGATAACCCCAGCGTCCTATATTACATTTGGGGGTGGCTTGCTGCATGATCTCTCATATCAGCAAGCACGTAACTATCATGTTCCTGTTGAAGGTGTTTATATCGCAAGTTCAGGTTATGTTCTGGGTAATGAATCTGTTGTGCGCGGTGTCGTGATCACCTCTATGAATGATCAACCCATTCGAAATTTAGATGATCTAAAAGCCGTGCTTGCAACGTTGGCGGATGGCGATCAAGCCTCAATACGTTTTTTTAATTTAGGTAATCCCAATCATGAAATGGTGGCGGTGATTTCCATGGATCGTCGCTGGTTTCCTGTAAAAGCATGTGAACGTGATGATAAATCAGGCTATTGGCCTTGTAGAGCATTAGCAGAAGGCCCCAAAGTGAGGCCATTAAAGCCTGCTTCAACACAGTTTACCGAGGTGGATGACCCCAAAGCGAGAGCGATTGCACCTTCATTAGCTATTGTGACGTTCGAAATGCCATTTCGGATAGATGGTGTCCGCGACTCTCGTTATATTGGCACAGGTGTTGTGCTGGACGCGACAAAAGGGCTCATTGTTGTTGATCAAAATACAGTGCCCACTTTTTTAGGCAATGTAAATATTACATTTGCAGGCTCTTTGGAAGTGCCTGGAAAAGTTGAATTTGTTCATCCTTTTCATAATATGGCGGTTGTCTCATATGACCCTGCCTTAATTGGCGATACGCCTGTTAAAAGTGCTGAGTTTGTTAATCAACCATTAAAGCAGGGGGATCGGGTGTGGCAAGTGGGTTTGAAGGGCAATCATCAACTAACGGTTCAAAGTACAACAATCCGGTCGGTTGATGCGGCGATTTTTCCAGTGCCTTCTGTGCCTTGGTTTCGTGATACAAATATTGAGGTTGCAGCGCTTACAAACAGTGTCAATAGCGTGGGTGCTGTATTGGCCAATGAAGATGGAAAAATTATTGCGCTATGGGCAAATTTTGCTTATCAGACGGGTAAAAAAATCAATAGCGTGATGCGTGGTATTCCTTCTGAGTTGGTGATGGAACTTATTGATGTGGTGAGTCAATCACCTGCATCAAAAGTGCGCTCGTTAGAAGTTGAGCTTTATCTGTTGCCTCTTTCAGAAGCTCGCAAGCGTGGGTTGCCTAACGAATGGGTAACCATGCTGGAAGCGCACAATACTGCGCGTAGAGAGGTGCTACTGATTACACGCTTGGTTGCCGGTTCACCTGCCGCTGGGCTTTTGACTGAAGGGGATCTGTTGCTCGCACTCAATGGTACACCTGTGACTAATTTTCGTGACGTTGAGAAAGCGGTCAGAGATAAAGAAATAATTGATGTCACTATATTGCGCCGAGGAAAAGAGCAGATATTAAAGGTGCCCACTGTTTCATTAAGTGGAATGGGCACTGATCGTGTGGTGGGTTGGTCAGGCGCATTACTTCAGGCTCCGCACCGATCTATTGCAGCGCAGCGAGGATATGACGCAGACGGAGTGTATATTGCCTGGACGTGGTGGGGAAGCCCTGCAAATCATTTTGGTTTGGCTGGGAGTTTGCGCATTCTTAATGTTGATGGTGTCGCTGTACCGGATCTTGATGCCTTTTTGTCTGTGGTACAAACAAAAAAGCATCGTGACTCAGTTCGTTTGAAGGTTGTTGATCTGAATGGGCGGGAGAATATAGTGACATTGAAGCTGGACTTAAATTATTGGCCCACATATGAATTGAAGTGGACTCAGGAAGACGGTTGGAGACGATACACTCTTTAA
- a CDS encoding ATPase, with amino-acid sequence MRMSAKTFMEWTDKRITLLGMSGVGKTRLSSKLPNDHWFHFSGDYRIGTKYLEEPILDNIKRQAMEVPFLRDLLRSDSIYICNNITVENLAPVSTFLGKLGNPEKGGLTLAEFKRRQKLHRQAEIFSMLDVPDFICKAKEIYGYDCFLNDAGGSVCELDNESVLESLAENTLILYLRTDKTLEHLLIERAKKSPKPLYYREAFLDEQLPVYMEQYGYIHESEIPPDEFVNWIFPKLFQSRLPRYQNIADRYGYTVDVAEVAQVTSEADFLEMVAQTIARQESK; translated from the coding sequence ATGAGAATGTCTGCAAAAACATTCATGGAGTGGACGGATAAACGAATCACTCTGCTAGGGATGTCGGGGGTAGGTAAAACACGCCTGTCAAGTAAACTGCCTAATGACCACTGGTTTCATTTTTCAGGGGATTATCGCATTGGTACTAAGTATTTGGAAGAGCCTATATTAGATAATATTAAACGTCAGGCGATGGAAGTGCCTTTTTTGCGCGACTTGTTGCGCTCAGACTCTATCTATATTTGTAACAATATTACAGTTGAAAATCTTGCGCCAGTCTCTACATTTCTTGGTAAATTGGGTAATCCTGAAAAGGGTGGGCTGACTCTTGCTGAATTTAAACGTCGGCAGAAATTGCATCGGCAGGCAGAAATTTTTTCCATGCTGGATGTTCCTGATTTTATCTGTAAAGCCAAAGAGATTTATGGCTATGACTGCTTTTTGAATGACGCGGGAGGCAGTGTGTGTGAATTGGATAATGAAAGTGTTCTGGAATCATTGGCAGAAAATACACTTATTCTTTATCTCAGAACAGATAAAACATTAGAACACTTGCTAATTGAGCGCGCCAAAAAATCTCCGAAGCCACTCTATTATCGAGAAGCATTTCTGGATGAGCAACTTCCAGTGTATATGGAGCAGTATGGCTACATCCATGAAAGTGAAATTCCTCCTGATGAATTTGTAAACTGGATTTTTCCCAAACTGTTTCAATCACGACTGCCGCGCTACCAGAATATTGCCGACCGCTATGGTTACACCGTTGATGTTGCTGAGGTGGCTCAAGTGACAAGTGAGGCTGATTTTTTAGAAATGGTGGCTCAAACCATCGCACGTCAGGAATCAAAATAA
- a CDS encoding homoserine O-succinyltransferase: MALVAHSGLPTYTRLRQEGHQVISYEVAQHQDIRELHIGFLNMMPDAALEATERQFFRLIGSCNQIVQFYIHPFSIDGVPRGEKGRVHIDKYYESFSKIQEQGLDALIISGANVTQPKLEQEDFWEPLTEVFNWAQKNVASILCSCLATHALVQYEYGIQRTRLPQKKWGVFSHRVIERWHPLVSNINTRLNLPHSRYNEIFSDDFEKAGLRVLIKSDDAGVHLAVSEDFISVVYLQGHPEYDMISLLKEYKRECVLFFSGMREEYPVYPENYFTPEAKDILVRYENLLVSAKNSGQVAPEFPEAEIIPCLDNTWRDSAKAVINNWLGKVYQITNQEHQIILKNNQD; the protein is encoded by the coding sequence ATGGCTCTTGTTGCACATTCAGGGCTGCCAACCTATACACGGTTGCGTCAGGAAGGGCATCAAGTCATTTCATATGAAGTGGCTCAGCATCAAGACATTCGAGAGTTACATATCGGCTTTTTAAATATGATGCCAGATGCGGCATTAGAAGCGACTGAGCGCCAATTTTTTCGCCTAATTGGGTCATGTAATCAAATTGTACAATTCTATATTCATCCCTTTAGCATTGATGGTGTGCCACGAGGCGAAAAAGGGCGAGTGCATATTGATAAATATTATGAGAGCTTTTCCAAGATTCAAGAGCAAGGGCTGGATGCTTTAATTATCAGTGGTGCAAATGTCACGCAACCTAAATTGGAGCAGGAAGATTTTTGGGAGCCTTTAACCGAAGTCTTTAATTGGGCACAAAAAAATGTTGCTTCAATTCTTTGCTCTTGTCTGGCAACACATGCTTTAGTTCAGTATGAATATGGTATTCAACGTACTCGTTTACCCCAGAAGAAATGGGGTGTTTTTTCGCATAGGGTGATTGAGCGTTGGCATCCATTAGTCAGCAATATCAATACGCGGCTGAATCTTCCTCATTCACGTTACAATGAAATTTTCAGCGATGATTTTGAGAAAGCGGGGTTGCGTGTTCTGATTAAAAGTGATGACGCAGGTGTACATCTGGCGGTCAGTGAAGATTTTATTAGTGTAGTCTATCTTCAAGGGCACCCTGAGTACGATATGATCAGTCTGCTTAAAGAGTACAAAAGGGAGTGTGTGCTGTTTTTTTCAGGCATGCGGGAAGAGTACCCTGTTTATCCAGAAAATTATTTCACACCAGAGGCGAAGGATATTCTTGTGAGGTATGAAAATTTACTTGTCTCTGCAAAAAATAGTGGGCAAGTAGCACCTGAATTCCCTGAAGCAGAGATTATTCCATGCCTTGATAATACCTGGCGAGATTCAGCCAAAGCTGTAATCAATAACTGGTTAGGAAAGGTGTATCAAATTACAAATCAGGAACATCAAATTATCTTGAAAAATAATCAAGACTAA
- a CDS encoding M48 family metallopeptidase — MAKVTIKIIKISFTGVLCGVVFGCTTVAETGRSQLLLVSPSQEIQMGLSEFEKQKASTPISKDAAKNSMIQAVGKRISAVAELPNAQWEFVLFDSPDVPNAYCLPGGKVGIYSGILPITLNEVGMATVIAHEVAHAVARHGAERVSQGLVLQLGGQILQTAMQTQSAATQGLIMSAYGVSSKVGVALPHSRKQELEADQMGLIYMARAGYDPREAVKFWQRFRDFNYKNGQSQPEFLSTHPLDENRISQIQSLMPQAMAEYEKYK, encoded by the coding sequence GTGGCTAAAGTAACAATAAAAATCATAAAAATTTCTTTTACAGGGGTGTTGTGCGGGGTTGTTTTTGGTTGTACAACGGTCGCGGAAACGGGGCGTTCGCAGCTTCTTTTGGTCAGTCCGTCGCAAGAGATTCAGATGGGTTTGAGTGAGTTTGAAAAACAAAAGGCCTCAACACCGATTTCAAAAGATGCTGCAAAAAACAGTATGATTCAGGCGGTTGGAAAACGTATTTCCGCTGTCGCAGAGTTGCCAAATGCACAGTGGGAGTTTGTATTGTTTGATTCACCTGATGTGCCCAATGCCTACTGCTTGCCAGGTGGCAAAGTCGGTATTTACAGTGGCATATTACCTATCACTCTGAATGAGGTCGGCATGGCCACGGTGATTGCTCATGAAGTGGCTCATGCTGTGGCTCGTCATGGGGCAGAGCGTGTTTCTCAGGGGTTGGTGTTGCAATTGGGAGGGCAAATACTTCAAACAGCGATGCAAACGCAGTCTGCTGCAACGCAAGGGTTAATCATGAGTGCTTATGGCGTGAGTTCCAAAGTAGGGGTGGCATTGCCTCATTCACGTAAACAAGAGCTGGAAGCAGATCAGATGGGGCTGATTTATATGGCTAGAGCGGGTTATGATCCTCGTGAAGCGGTAAAGTTTTGGCAGCGTTTTCGTGATTTTAATTATAAAAATGGTCAGAGCCAACCTGAGTTTTTGAGCACACATCCACTGGATGAAAATCGCATATCACAAATTCAGTCGTTAATGCCACAAGCGATGGCAGAGTATGAAAAGTACAAATAA